A window of Dorea formicigenerans contains these coding sequences:
- the rpsU gene encoding 30S ribosomal protein S21, translating to MSNVIVKENETLDSALRRFKRNCAKAGIQQEIRKREHYEKPSVRRKKKSEAARKRKYN from the coding sequence ATGTCAAATGTAATCGTAAAAGAAAACGAGACGTTAGACAGCGCTTTACGCAGATTCAAAAGAAACTGTGCAAAGGCTGGAATTCAGCAGGAGATTCGTAAAAGAGAGCATTACGAGAAACCAAGCGTAAGACGTAAAAAGAAATCTGAAGCTGCTAGAAAACGCAAGTATAACTAA
- a CDS encoding vitamin B12 dependent-methionine synthase activation domain-containing protein yields MDKRTLEAVRYLGYGKHAVDDQTLALIRDSFEDLERVAKRRIVYRIFELKVSDEEHLNIEGLEITSRNLAKNMKGCTQVVMLGATLGVEVDMLMKRYSLTEMSRTVVLQACAAAMLEEYLNNWQKSLKEEMTSQGYFLRPRFSPGYGDFSILHQKDILGMLDCAKKIGLTMTESSMLTPTKSVTAVIGLGREEVHCHEEGCESCSKKDCIYRRN; encoded by the coding sequence ATGGATAAAAGGACATTAGAAGCGGTCCGTTATCTTGGATATGGAAAACATGCGGTAGACGATCAGACGTTAGCCTTGATCCGGGATTCATTTGAAGACCTGGAACGGGTCGCTAAGAGGAGAATCGTCTATCGCATCTTTGAGTTAAAGGTATCGGACGAAGAACACTTGAATATTGAAGGACTTGAAATTACAAGCAGGAATCTGGCAAAGAATATGAAAGGTTGTACCCAGGTCGTGATGCTTGGTGCAACGCTTGGAGTAGAAGTTGATATGCTGATGAAGCGTTATTCTCTGACAGAAATGTCCAGAACAGTTGTTTTACAGGCTTGTGCAGCAGCAATGCTGGAGGAATATTTAAATAACTGGCAGAAAAGTCTGAAAGAAGAGATGACCTCACAGGGATATTTCCTGCGTCCGAGATTTAGCCCGGGATACGGTGATTTCAGTATTTTACACCAAAAGGATATTCTCGGAATGCTGGATTGTGCAAAGAAGATTGGACTTACTATGACTGAAAGCAGTATGCTGACACCTACGAAATCAGTAACAGCAGTTATTGGACTTGGCAGGGAAGAGGTTCACTGTCATGAAGAAGGATGCGAATCCTGCAGTAAAAAAGATTGTATTTACCGGAGGAATTAA
- a CDS encoding homocysteine S-methyltransferase family protein — translation MILDRLGKELIYFDGGTGTLLQERGLKPGELPETWSLEHADDMIDIARQYYEAGSDIVLSNTFGANALKFHDSRHELDEIVKAAIENVRKGAKLGVKDGRETYVGLDIGPTGKLLKPMGDLDFEDAYQAFAEVARLGEEAGADLIHIETMSDTYEVKAAVLAAKENTSLPVFATMIFDDKGKLLTGGDVPSVVAMLEGLRVDALGINCGMGPEQMMPILDEILQYASVPVIVKPNAGLPKQKDGEVYYDVEPEEFGRFMAEILKRGASLIGGCCGTTPAHIRAMVEATKDQRDITDRPGKEFKNRTIVSSYGRAVELGGKPMIIGERINPTGKKKFKQALKDHDIDYILREAISQQDAGAHILDVNVGLPDIDEPALMREVVQELQSVTSLPLQIDTVDISALEAAMRIYNGKPMVNSVNGKQSSMDAVFPLIKKYGGVVVGLTLDEDGIPATAEGRVKVAGKIIEEAKKYGIDKKDIVIDVLCMTISSEPTGAITTLEALRQVREKYGVCAVLGVSNISFGLPYRPAVNSNFYTMAMQSGLSAGIINPLSEDMMRSYYSFCALMNYDENCEKYIEQYGSQKVQAVTPATKAEMTLKTAIEKGLKEEAHHITAELVKDKAPLDIINEELIPALDQVGKGFEKGTVFLPQLLMSADAAKIAFAVLKDELAKSGESEQAKDKVILATVKGDIHDIGKNIVKVLLENYSFDVIDLGKDVPPEEIVETAIKEDVRLVGLSALMTTTVVSMEETIRQLRKKKPECKVMVGGAVLNQDYSDMIGADFYGKDAMQSVYYAQQLFGGEK, via the coding sequence ATGATATTAGACAGATTAGGGAAAGAACTCATATATTTTGACGGGGGGACCGGAACTCTTCTGCAGGAGCGGGGATTAAAACCGGGAGAATTGCCAGAAACATGGAGCCTGGAACATGCAGATGATATGATTGATATCGCAAGACAGTATTATGAGGCTGGAAGTGATATTGTGCTAAGTAACACATTTGGCGCAAATGCACTGAAATTTCATGATTCCAGACATGAATTAGATGAAATCGTAAAAGCAGCAATTGAAAATGTGAGAAAAGGAGCAAAACTAGGTGTCAAAGATGGCAGAGAGACTTATGTAGGACTTGATATCGGGCCGACAGGAAAACTCTTAAAGCCAATGGGAGATCTGGATTTTGAAGATGCATATCAGGCGTTTGCAGAGGTGGCAAGACTTGGCGAAGAAGCAGGTGCTGATCTGATCCATATAGAGACGATGAGTGATACTTATGAAGTGAAGGCAGCAGTACTTGCTGCAAAGGAGAATACTTCACTTCCGGTATTTGCAACTATGATCTTTGATGACAAAGGAAAACTACTGACCGGAGGAGATGTGCCATCGGTTGTAGCAATGCTGGAAGGGCTCCGCGTAGACGCACTTGGAATCAACTGCGGCATGGGACCGGAGCAGATGATGCCGATTCTGGATGAAATTTTACAATATGCTTCTGTTCCCGTCATTGTTAAGCCGAATGCCGGGCTCCCAAAACAAAAAGACGGAGAGGTGTATTACGACGTAGAACCTGAAGAATTCGGGAGATTCATGGCTGAAATCCTGAAACGTGGTGCCAGTCTGATCGGCGGCTGTTGCGGAACAACTCCGGCACACATCCGTGCCATGGTGGAAGCAACGAAAGATCAGAGGGACATTACAGACCGGCCTGGAAAAGAATTTAAGAACCGGACAATCGTGTCCTCCTATGGGCGAGCTGTGGAACTTGGCGGGAAACCGATGATCATCGGAGAGAGAATCAATCCAACAGGTAAGAAGAAATTCAAACAGGCACTCAAAGACCATGATATTGATTATATATTAAGAGAAGCTATTTCACAGCAGGATGCAGGAGCACATATCCTGGACGTCAATGTAGGGCTTCCAGATATAGATGAACCGGCTTTGATGCGTGAGGTGGTGCAGGAGCTTCAAAGTGTAACGAGTCTTCCGCTTCAAATTGATACGGTAGATATAAGTGCTCTGGAAGCAGCTATGCGAATTTACAACGGAAAGCCAATGGTCAACTCAGTCAATGGAAAACAAAGTTCCATGGATGCAGTATTTCCACTGATTAAGAAATATGGCGGGGTAGTTGTCGGTCTTACTCTCGATGAAGATGGAATTCCGGCAACAGCCGAAGGGCGTGTAAAGGTTGCAGGCAAAATTATCGAAGAGGCAAAGAAATATGGTATCGATAAGAAAGATATTGTAATTGATGTTCTTTGTATGACGATCAGTTCTGAGCCGACAGGAGCAATCACTACGCTGGAAGCTCTGAGACAGGTACGAGAAAAATATGGAGTTTGTGCGGTACTTGGTGTATCAAACATTTCCTTTGGGCTTCCATACAGACCGGCAGTGAACTCCAATTTCTATACTATGGCAATGCAGTCAGGCTTAAGCGCGGGAATCATTAATCCACTTTCAGAGGATATGATGCGTTCTTATTATTCTTTCTGTGCGCTGATGAATTATGATGAAAATTGTGAGAAATATATTGAACAGTATGGAAGTCAGAAAGTGCAGGCTGTGACACCTGCCACAAAGGCGGAGATGACGCTTAAGACTGCCATTGAGAAAGGCCTGAAGGAAGAAGCACATCACATAACAGCAGAGCTTGTGAAAGATAAAGCTCCACTGGATATCATTAACGAGGAACTGATCCCGGCACTTGACCAGGTTGGAAAAGGATTTGAAAAAGGAACCGTATTTTTACCACAGCTTCTGATGAGTGCCGATGCAGCAAAGATAGCATTTGCAGTTTTGAAAGATGAACTTGCCAAGAGCGGTGAGAGCGAGCAGGCTAAAGATAAAGTCATTCTTGCTACCGTAAAAGGAGATATTCATGATATTGGCAAGAATATTGTAAAAGTTCTTCTTGAAAATTACAGCTTTGATGTGATTGATCTTGGAAAAGATGTTCCGCCGGAGGAGATTGTCGAGACAGCAATAAAGGAAGATGTCAGACTGGTGGGATTAAGCGCTCTGATGACTACAACTGTAGTCAGCATGGAAGAGACGATCAGACAGCTTCGCAAGAAAAAACCAGAATGCAAGGTAATGGTCGGCGGAGCGGTACTGAATCAGGATTATTCTGATATGATCGGAGCAGATTTCTACGGAAAAGATGCGATGCAGTCCGTTTATTATGCACAACAATTATTTGGAGGAGAGAAATAG
- the metF gene encoding methylenetetrahydrofolate reductase [NAD(P)H], translating into MTCKIRDILKDQTPQVSFEIFPPKTDAGYDSVLSAAEKIAALKPSFISVTYGAGGGTSKNTVSIASHIKDDFGVTSLAHLTCVSSTREEVHRVIDKLKEKNIDNILALRGDIPKDNAFPLPNQYRYACELIEDIKQQGDFCIGAACYPEGHVETEHKKDDISNLKTKVDCGVDFLTTQMFFDNNIFYNFLYRIREKGILVPVLPGIMPITNKKQLRRSMELSGTAVPQRFLAIIDRFGDDPEAMKQAGIAYATDQIIDLIANGINHIHVYSMNKPDVAEAIMNNLSAILKVED; encoded by the coding sequence ATGACATGTAAGATAAGAGACATTTTAAAAGATCAGACACCACAGGTTTCATTTGAAATCTTTCCACCGAAGACAGATGCAGGATATGACAGTGTGCTTTCCGCTGCTGAGAAGATTGCGGCATTAAAGCCGTCGTTTATTAGTGTAACTTATGGAGCAGGCGGTGGAACAAGTAAGAACACTGTAAGTATTGCATCTCATATCAAAGATGATTTTGGAGTAACAAGTCTTGCGCACCTGACGTGCGTGTCGTCTACAAGAGAAGAAGTACATCGGGTCATTGATAAGTTAAAAGAAAAGAACATTGATAATATATTAGCGCTTCGCGGAGATATTCCGAAAGATAATGCATTTCCACTTCCGAACCAATATCGTTATGCATGTGAACTGATTGAAGATATCAAACAGCAGGGAGATTTCTGCATCGGGGCGGCATGTTATCCGGAAGGCCATGTGGAGACGGAGCATAAGAAAGACGATATCAGCAATCTGAAGACGAAAGTAGATTGTGGAGTTGATTTCCTGACAACACAGATGTTTTTTGATAATAATATTTTTTATAATTTCCTGTATCGTATACGTGAAAAAGGAATTTTGGTTCCGGTACTTCCGGGAATCATGCCGATTACGAATAAAAAGCAGTTAAGACGTTCTATGGAATTATCCGGGACAGCAGTTCCACAGAGATTCCTGGCAATTATCGATCGGTTTGGAGATGATCCTGAGGCAATGAAGCAGGCGGGAATCGCGTATGCAACAGATCAGATTATTGACCTGATCGCCAATGGTATCAATCACATTCATGTGTATTCTATGAATAAACCGGATGTAGCAGAAGCAATCATGAATAACCTGTCAGCAATATTAAAAGTAGAAGATTAG
- the asnA gene encoding aspartate--ammonia ligase: MSLILPENYDPHMTVRETQEAIKYIRDTFQREFGKEMNLERISAPLFVEKSSGLNDNLNGVERPVQFDVAGIPGETVEVVHSLAKWKRMALKKYDFEPGEGLYTNMNAIRRDEELDNLHSCYVDQWDWEKVIRKVDRTEETLKTTVRHIFKIIKHMEHEVWYKYPQAVKHLPDDVTFITTQELEDRYPDKTPKERENLITKEYGCVFLMKIGDKLASGEPHDGRAPDYDDWQLNGDILFWHDTLDCALEISSMGIRVDEKSLASQLKKAGCEDRRELPYHKMLLHGELPYTIGGGIGQSRLCMLLLDRAHVGEVQASLWPEEMRQTCREHDIILL; the protein is encoded by the coding sequence ATGAGTTTAATATTACCAGAAAATTACGATCCACACATGACCGTGCGCGAGACACAGGAGGCAATTAAGTATATCCGTGATACATTCCAGAGAGAATTCGGAAAAGAAATGAATCTGGAGCGTATCTCAGCACCGCTTTTTGTTGAGAAGAGCAGTGGCCTTAATGATAACCTGAATGGAGTTGAAAGACCGGTACAGTTTGATGTTGCCGGAATTCCGGGAGAGACAGTAGAAGTTGTACATTCTCTTGCAAAATGGAAACGTATGGCTCTCAAAAAATATGACTTTGAGCCAGGCGAAGGACTCTACACAAACATGAACGCTATCCGGCGCGATGAGGAACTTGATAACCTTCATTCCTGCTATGTTGACCAGTGGGACTGGGAAAAAGTTATCCGTAAGGTGGACAGAACAGAAGAGACATTAAAGACAACCGTACGTCATATCTTTAAAATTATCAAACATATGGAACATGAGGTGTGGTACAAATACCCGCAGGCAGTGAAACATTTACCGGATGATGTAACATTTATCACGACTCAGGAATTGGAAGACAGATATCCGGACAAAACTCCAAAGGAGAGAGAGAACCTGATTACAAAAGAATATGGCTGTGTATTTCTGATGAAGATTGGAGATAAGCTTGCAAGTGGTGAACCACATGACGGACGTGCACCGGATTATGACGACTGGCAGTTGAACGGAGATATTCTGTTCTGGCATGATACATTAGATTGTGCACTTGAAATCTCCAGCATGGGTATCCGAGTAGATGAGAAATCTCTTGCTTCCCAGCTTAAGAAAGCAGGATGCGAGGACAGACGAGAGCTTCCATACCACAAAATGCTTCTTCACGGAGAACTTCCATACACAATCGGAGGAGGTATTGGACAGTCCAGACTGTGTATGCTCCTTCTCGACCGTGCTCATGTAGGAGAGGTGCAGGCAAGTCTCTGGCCGGAAGAGATGAGACAGACATGCAGAGAGCATGACATTATCCTTTTATAG
- the alaS gene encoding alanine--tRNA ligase, producing MQKYGVNELRRMFLEFFESKDHLALKSFSLVPHNDKSLLLINSGMAPMKPYFTGQEIPPRRRVTTCQKCIRTGDIENVGKTARHGTFFEMLGNFSFGDYFKTEAIHWTWEFLTEVVGLDPERLYPSVYENDDEAWEIWNKEIGVPAERIFRFGKEDNFWEHGSGPCGPCSEVYYDRGEKYGCGKPGCTVGCECDRYMEIWNDVFSQFNNDGHGNYSDLAQKNIDTGMGLERLACVVQDVDSMFDIDTMKALRDHVCAMSGKHYGIDHETDVSLRVVTDHIRSVTFMISDGIMPSNSGRGYVLRRLLRRACRHGRLLGIEGAFLVELAQTVIDGSKDGYPELEEKKDFIFNVIAKEEAQFNKTIDQGLSILADMEEEMKKNGETVLSGENAFKLYDTYGFPIDLTSEILEEKGLTYDKEGFEKAQKEQRAKSEGTFGTHSYTGKDATVYDELDAKLATEFVGYENLVCDAKVTALTSEEEIVDALSDGEKGTIIVDKTTFYGTMGGQEGDIGTIKTADGEFVVENTIHLAGTKIGHVGYVSHGMIKVGDTVSMEVDKENRNLSARNHSATHLLQAALRQVLGTHVEQAGSYVDAERLRFDFTHFSALSKEELKQVENIVNEKIAECLPVVAKNMPIEEARKTGAAALFGEKYGDVVRVVSMGDFSVEFCGGTHVSNTGVISALKIISETGVAAGVRRIEALTSKGLLKYYDDMEKKLQEAAALVKATPNQLSDKIRHLQAENKDLHSELESVKSKMAKEAMGDVSDQVTEVKGVKLIAAKVDDVDMNGLRDLGDQLKEKLGEGVIVLASAAGGKVSLVAMATDEAVKKGAHAGNLIKGIAGLVGGGGGGRPNMAQAGGKNPDGIDAAIAKVSEVLESQL from the coding sequence ATGCAGAAATACGGAGTTAACGAATTAAGAAGAATGTTCCTTGAATTCTTTGAAAGCAAGGATCACCTGGCACTTAAAAGTTTTTCACTGGTGCCACATAACGATAAAAGTTTATTGTTGATCAATTCCGGTATGGCACCAATGAAGCCATACTTTACAGGACAGGAGATCCCGCCGAGAAGAAGAGTGACAACCTGTCAGAAGTGTATCCGTACAGGAGATATCGAGAATGTAGGTAAGACAGCTCGTCATGGTACATTTTTCGAGATGCTTGGTAACTTTTCTTTTGGAGATTATTTCAAGACAGAGGCAATCCACTGGACATGGGAGTTCCTTACAGAGGTTGTAGGACTTGATCCAGAGAGATTATATCCTTCTGTATATGAGAATGACGATGAAGCATGGGAAATCTGGAATAAAGAAATCGGTGTCCCGGCAGAGCGTATCTTCCGTTTCGGAAAAGAAGATAACTTCTGGGAGCATGGTTCAGGTCCTTGTGGTCCATGTTCAGAAGTTTATTATGACCGTGGTGAAAAATATGGCTGTGGAAAACCAGGCTGTACAGTAGGCTGCGAATGTGACCGTTATATGGAAATCTGGAATGATGTATTTTCACAGTTCAACAATGACGGACATGGAAACTATTCTGACCTGGCTCAGAAGAACATTGATACAGGTATGGGACTGGAGCGTCTTGCATGTGTCGTACAGGATGTAGACTCCATGTTTGATATTGATACAATGAAAGCATTGCGTGACCATGTATGCGCTATGTCAGGAAAGCATTATGGCATCGACCACGAGACAGATGTTTCTCTTCGTGTCGTAACAGATCATATCCGTTCTGTTACATTTATGATTTCAGACGGAATTATGCCATCTAACAGTGGCCGTGGTTATGTACTCCGCCGTCTGCTCCGCCGTGCTTGCCGTCACGGAAGACTTCTCGGTATCGAGGGAGCTTTCCTTGTAGAGCTTGCACAGACTGTTATTGATGGTTCAAAAGATGGATATCCGGAGCTTGAAGAGAAGAAAGACTTTATCTTCAACGTGATTGCAAAAGAAGAGGCTCAGTTCAATAAGACAATTGATCAGGGACTTTCTATTCTTGCAGATATGGAAGAAGAGATGAAGAAAAATGGTGAGACAGTTCTTTCCGGAGAAAATGCATTTAAACTTTATGATACTTATGGATTCCCAATTGATCTGACAAGCGAGATTCTGGAAGAGAAGGGCCTGACTTATGATAAGGAAGGATTTGAAAAAGCTCAGAAAGAGCAGCGTGCGAAATCGGAGGGAACATTTGGTACTCACAGCTACACTGGAAAAGACGCTACAGTTTATGATGAACTGGATGCAAAGCTTGCAACAGAATTCGTAGGATACGAGAATCTTGTATGTGATGCAAAAGTGACAGCACTTACAAGCGAAGAGGAGATTGTAGACGCATTATCCGATGGCGAGAAAGGTACAATTATTGTTGACAAGACTACATTTTATGGAACAATGGGTGGTCAGGAAGGTGACATCGGTACCATTAAGACTGCTGATGGAGAGTTCGTAGTAGAGAATACAATTCACCTTGCCGGAACAAAGATTGGACATGTGGGATATGTAAGCCATGGAATGATCAAAGTCGGTGATACAGTATCTATGGAAGTAGATAAAGAGAACCGTAATCTGTCAGCAAGAAACCACAGTGCAACACATCTTCTTCAGGCAGCTCTCCGCCAGGTACTTGGAACACATGTTGAGCAGGCAGGTTCTTATGTAGATGCTGAGAGACTTCGTTTTGACTTTACACATTTCTCAGCATTGTCAAAAGAAGAGTTAAAGCAAGTAGAAAATATTGTAAATGAAAAGATTGCAGAATGCTTACCGGTCGTAGCTAAGAATATGCCAATCGAGGAAGCAAGAAAGACAGGAGCAGCAGCCCTTTTCGGTGAGAAATACGGTGATGTTGTCCGTGTCGTAAGCATGGGAGATTTTTCAGTAGAGTTCTGTGGAGGTACTCACGTATCGAATACAGGAGTTATCAGTGCACTTAAGATTATTTCTGAGACAGGTGTTGCAGCAGGAGTCAGACGTATTGAGGCTCTGACTTCAAAGGGACTTCTGAAATATTATGATGATATGGAAAAGAAACTTCAAGAGGCAGCAGCTCTTGTGAAAGCAACTCCGAACCAGTTATCAGATAAGATCCGTCATCTTCAGGCTGAGAATAAAGATCTTCACAGCGAGCTTGAGAGCGTGAAGAGTAAGATGGCAAAAGAGGCAATGGGAGATGTATCTGATCAGGTTACAGAAGTAAAAGGTGTAAAACTTATTGCTGCAAAAGTAGATGATGTAGATATGAATGGCCTTCGTGATCTTGGAGATCAGTTGAAAGAAAAACTTGGTGAAGGTGTGATCGTTCTTGCATCCGCGGCAGGTGGAAAAGTAAGCCTTGTTGCAATGGCAACAGATGAGGCTGTGAAGAAAGGTGCCCATGCCGGAAATCTGATCAAAGGTATTGCCGGTCTTGTTGGAGGTGGCGGCGGTGGACGTCCGAATATGGCACAGGCTGGAGGAAAGAATCCAGACGGAATTGACGCTGCAATTGCAAAAGTAAGTGAAGTCCTGGAGAGCCAGTTATAG
- a CDS encoding APC family permease — MEQKQEQKQELKKNLGAVTAMATVVGSVIGSGVFFKPQAIYTATGGAPGLGMHAWLITGIVSIAAALTFSEVAIMIPKTGGIVAYLEEIYNPMIGFLAGWVQILLFYPAMISALAVAGGQQMAFFIGDGYVAPVAVAMIIIIIFLNSMGSKIGGSVQVIFTVCKMIPLILLMIFGFVRGAGTNPVFTPMVGEGLSPMVVLGQLMIAILFAFEGWTNVGAIAGEMKNPGKDLPVAIVGGVSLIMAVYFIINLAYLWVLPASELATLTAPASAVAVKILGKLGGQIVSIGIIVSVFGSCNGFILSGSRVAYSLAAEGKFPFHKTFAKLNGAQVPANAIMLVGGIGAFYALSGQFNLLTDLAVFSSWTFYTLTFIGVIKLRKDRPNAVRTYKVPLYPIVPLIAIASGIFVIINQIFLAGHRSTVISIASIIVMLLGLPAYMIIKKRL; from the coding sequence ATGGAGCAAAAACAAGAACAGAAACAAGAGTTAAAAAAGAATTTGGGCGCAGTGACAGCGATGGCAACCGTTGTCGGAAGCGTTATCGGGTCTGGGGTTTTCTTTAAACCCCAGGCTATTTATACAGCGACAGGCGGCGCTCCTGGACTTGGAATGCATGCCTGGCTGATTACCGGAATTGTAAGTATCGCAGCAGCATTGACATTTTCAGAAGTTGCGATCATGATTCCAAAAACAGGTGGAATCGTAGCCTATCTGGAAGAAATTTATAATCCGATGATTGGATTTTTGGCAGGCTGGGTACAGATTTTATTATTTTATCCAGCCATGATATCTGCCCTTGCAGTGGCAGGAGGTCAGCAGATGGCGTTTTTTATCGGGGACGGTTATGTTGCTCCGGTAGCAGTTGCCATGATTATCATTATCATCTTTCTGAATTCTATGGGATCCAAGATAGGTGGCAGTGTACAAGTCATTTTTACAGTCTGCAAGATGATTCCGTTAATCCTTTTGATGATTTTCGGGTTTGTGCGCGGAGCAGGAACGAATCCAGTCTTTACTCCGATGGTAGGCGAAGGACTAAGTCCGATGGTTGTTCTCGGTCAGCTTATGATCGCGATTTTATTTGCATTCGAAGGCTGGACCAATGTAGGAGCAATTGCGGGAGAGATGAAGAATCCGGGAAAGGATCTTCCTGTTGCCATCGTTGGCGGAGTATCACTGATCATGGCAGTTTATTTTATCATTAATCTTGCATATCTGTGGGTACTTCCGGCATCCGAACTTGCAACACTGACTGCACCGGCATCAGCTGTAGCAGTGAAGATTTTAGGAAAGCTTGGAGGACAGATTGTATCAATCGGAATCATTGTTTCCGTATTCGGAAGCTGTAACGGATTTATACTTTCCGGTTCCCGTGTGGCATATTCTCTTGCGGCAGAAGGAAAATTTCCATTCCACAAGACATTTGCAAAATTGAATGGAGCACAGGTTCCGGCAAATGCAATTATGCTTGTCGGAGGCATCGGTGCATTTTATGCATTAAGTGGTCAGTTCAATCTGCTGACAGACCTGGCGGTATTTTCAAGTTGGACATTCTACACACTGACATTTATCGGTGTGATTAAACTCAGAAAAGACCGTCCGAATGCAGTGAGAACCTATAAAGTGCCGTTATATCCTATTGTTCCGCTCATTGCGATTGCCAGCGGAATCTTTGTTATTATCAATCAGATTTTTCTGGCAGGGCACAGATCAACCGTAATTTCCATTGCCAGCATAATTGTTATGCTGCTTGGACTGCCGGCATACATGATAATTAAAAAAAGATTGTAA
- the glgA gene encoding glycogen synthase GlgA, translating into MKKILFATSEAVPFIKTGGLADVAGSLPKFFDKEKYDVRVMLPKYMCMKESWKEKLQYKTHFYMDLGWRTQYVGVLETEYEGVTFYFIDNEFYFNGFAPYGEMYTDVEKFSFFSKAVLSALPVIDFRPDIIHCHDWQTGLIPIFLDNFRYSNEYYRGIKTVMTIHNLKFQGMWDAKKVRDITGLPEYYFVPDKLTSYDDANMLKGGIVYADKVTTVSNSYAEEIKTPFYGEKLEGLMQARSASLSGIVNGIDYDVYNPQTDKDIYRNYSVENFRKEKIKNKIELQKELGLAQDHKELMIGIVSRLTDQKGFDLIACVMDELCQDAIQIVALGTGEEQYENMFRHYAWKYPDKVSANIYYSEAMSHKVYAACDAFLMPSLFEPCGLSQLMSLRYGTVPIVRETGGLKDTVEPYNEYEKTGTGFSFANYNAHEMMATVRYAEKIYYDKKRDWNKIVERGMSKDFSWKSSAKQYEELYDDM; encoded by the coding sequence ATGAAAAAAATACTCTTTGCCACTTCAGAAGCAGTGCCATTTATTAAGACCGGAGGTCTGGCAGATGTGGCAGGTTCTTTACCGAAATTCTTTGATAAAGAAAAATATGATGTAAGAGTCATGCTTCCAAAGTATATGTGTATGAAAGAATCCTGGAAGGAAAAGCTTCAGTATAAGACGCATTTTTATATGGATCTTGGTTGGCGGACACAGTATGTCGGGGTTCTGGAGACAGAGTATGAAGGAGTCACCTTTTATTTTATCGATAATGAATTTTATTTTAATGGTTTTGCACCATATGGAGAGATGTATACAGATGTTGAGAAGTTTTCATTTTTCTCAAAAGCAGTATTGAGTGCTCTTCCGGTCATTGATTTCAGACCGGACATCATTCACTGCCATGACTGGCAGACGGGACTGATCCCGATATTTCTGGATAATTTTCGGTATTCCAATGAATATTACCGCGGAATCAAGACTGTGATGACGATACATAATCTGAAGTTCCAGGGGATGTGGGATGCAAAAAAAGTGCGTGACATTACCGGACTTCCGGAGTATTATTTTGTACCGGACAAGCTGACATCTTATGATGATGCCAATATGTTAAAGGGCGGTATCGTCTATGCAGATAAAGTGACAACTGTCAGCAACTCCTATGCAGAGGAAATTAAGACTCCGTTTTACGGAGAAAAGCTGGAAGGACTGATGCAGGCCAGGTCGGCAAGCCTTTCCGGTATTGTGAATGGAATCGACTATGATGTATATAATCCGCAGACAGACAAGGATATTTACAGGAATTACAGTGTAGAGAATTTCCGGAAAGAGAAGATTAAGAATAAAATTGAACTTCAAAAAGAGCTTGGACTTGCACAGGACCATAAGGAGCTGATGATCGGTATCGTATCCAGACTGACAGATCAGAAGGGATTTGATCTGATCGCTTGTGTGATGGATGAACTGTGTCAGGATGCAATTCAGATTGTTGCGCTTGGAACAGGTGAGGAGCAGTATGAGAATATGTTCCGCCACTATGCATGGAAATATCCGGATAAAGTATCTGCGAATATTTATTATTCAGAGGCAATGTCTCACAAGGTCTATGCGGCATGTGATGCATTTCTGATGCCGTCACTGTTTGAGCCTTGTGGTCTGAGTCAGCTTATGAGCCTTAGATATGGAACGGTTCCGATTGTCAGAGAGACTGGAGGACTTAAGGATACGGTAGAGCCATATAATGAATATGAGAAGACTGGAACAGGATTCAGCTTTGCAAATTATAATGCACATGAGATGATGGCAACTGTGCGTTATGCAGAAAAAATATATTACGACAAGAAGAGAGACTGGAATAAGATTGTAGAACGGGGAATGAGTAAGGATTTTTCATGGAAGAGTTCTGCAAAACAGTATGAGGAATTATACGATGACATGTAA